In Deinococcus maricopensis DSM 21211, the sequence TATACGTCCAGTACAGGTACGTTCTTAAAGCTACAAAGTCTAGACAAATAATATTTTTTTTCACCATAGGTGTTGCGGAAAAAGTTCTTCATGGAGGTGTCGCCACAACTGAACGTCTTCTGAGGTCACGAGGACCATCGGGCGACACACCCTGAGGGAGGGAACCCACATGCAAGGAACGCACCACGCCCGCACGCTGTTCGGCCTCACCACGACAGCCCTGACGCTCGCGCTGACCCTGGCGGCATGCGCCCAGAGCCCCGGCACGCCGGGCACCAGCGCCCTGCACGCGCAGGCGACGAGCGCGACAGCGACCTTCAGCACCAGCAGCAGCTGGGACGGCGGCTTCAACGGCGTCATCACGCTCAGCAACCCCACCAGCACGCCCCTCACCACCTGGACCCTGAAGTTCAAATTCAACGGCGCCGCCAGCACCACCAGCGTCTGGGGCGCCGGCGGCAGCGTCACCACTGCCAGCGACGGCACCGTCACCATCACCCCCAACACCTGGGGCGGCAGCACCATCCCCGCGAACGGCAGCGTCACCGTGAACTACGGCGGCAGCGGCACGTACAGCGGCGTGAACACCTGCACCCTCAACGGCGCCCCCTGCAGCGGCGGCACCACCCCACCCCGGGCGGGGACACCACCGCGCCCACCGTCAGCCTGAGCGCCACCCCCAGCACCCTCACCAGCGCCGGAAACGTGACCCTCACGGCCACCGCCGCAGACAACGTGGGGGTCAGCAAGGTGGAGTTCTACCGCGGGACGACGCTGCTGGCCACCGACACCAGCAGCCCGTACAGCGCCACGGACGCATTCAGCAGCAGCGCCCAGAACGGCAGCTACAGCTACACCGCCAAAGCCTACGACGCCGCCGGCAACACCCGAACCTCCGCCGCCGCCCCCGTCACCGTCAACCTCACCTCCACCCCCACCCCCACGCCCACGACCGGCTACAAACGCGTCGGGTACTTCGCGCAGTGGGGCATCTACGGCCGGAATTTCACGCTCAAAAACGTCGAAACCAGCGGCGCCGCCGCCACCCTCACGCACATCAACTACGCTTTCGGCGGCATCACCGACGACGGCAGCTGCACCGTCACTGCCCCCGGCATCAGCGACAGCTTCGCCGACTACACCAAAGCCTTCGACGCCGCCAGCAGCGTCAGCGGCACCGGCGACACCTGGGACCAGACGCTGCGCGGCAACTTCAACCAGCTCAAGCAGCTCAAAGCCAAACACCCCGGCCTCAAGGCGCTCATCTCGCTCGGCGGGTGGACGTGGTCGAAGAACTTCAGCAACGTCGCCCTCACCGACGCCGCCCGCAAGAAGTTCGTCTCCTCCTGCATCGACCTCTACATCAAGGGGAACCTCCCCAGCACCGACGGCGCCGGCGGCCCCGGCAGCGCGCTGGGCGTGTTCGACGGCATCGACATCGACTGGGAATACCCCGCCAGCGAAGGCAACACCGGCAACATCGTCCGCCCCGAGGACACCCGCAACTTCACGCTGCTCCTCGAGGAGTTCCGCCGTCAGCTCGACGCCCTCAGCCCCGGCAAGTACCTGCTGACCGCCGCGCTGCCCAGCGCGCCCAGCAAGATCGCCAAGCTGGAAGTCGCGAACATCAGCAAGGTCCTCGACATCATGAACCTGATGACGTACGACTTCCGCGGCGCGTGGGCCGCCACCGGCCCCACGAACTTCCACAGCAACCTGTACCCCGACCCGAACGGCCCCGGCAGCGGCGAGGAGAAGAGCTACAGCGTAGACGGCGCCGTGAACGCCTACCTGAGCGCCGGCGCGCCCGCCGCGAAACTCGTCATGGGCATCCCGTACTACGGGCGCGGCTGGAAGGGCGTCACGAACGCCGGCAACGGCCTGTACCAGGCCGCGACCGGCGCCGCGCAGGGCACGTACGAACCCGGCTTCGACGACTTCAAGGTCCTCAAGAACGCCCCCGGCACCGTGTACTACCACCCCACCACCAAGCAGGCGTGGAAGTTCGACGGCAGCACCTTCTGGAGCTACGACGACCCGACCGTTATCGCCAGCAAAGTCGCGTACATCAAACAGAAGGGCCTCGGCGGCAGCATGGCCTGGAGCCTCGACGGTGACGACGCGCAGGCCACCCTCAGCAAGGCCATCTACAACGGC encodes:
- a CDS encoding cellulose binding domain-containing protein, whose translation is MQGTHHARTLFGLTTTALTLALTLAACAQSPGTPGTSALHAQATSATATFSTSSSWDGGFNGVITLSNPTSTPLTTWTLKFKFNGAASTTSVWGAGGSVTTASDGTVTITPNTWGGSTIPANGSVTVNYGGSGTYSGVNTCTLNGAPCSGGTTPPRAGTPPRPPSA
- a CDS encoding glycosyl hydrolase family 18 protein codes for the protein MTLTATAADNVGVSKVEFYRGTTLLATDTSSPYSATDAFSSSAQNGSYSYTAKAYDAAGNTRTSAAAPVTVNLTSTPTPTPTTGYKRVGYFAQWGIYGRNFTLKNVETSGAAATLTHINYAFGGITDDGSCTVTAPGISDSFADYTKAFDAASSVSGTGDTWDQTLRGNFNQLKQLKAKHPGLKALISLGGWTWSKNFSNVALTDAARKKFVSSCIDLYIKGNLPSTDGAGGPGSALGVFDGIDIDWEYPASEGNTGNIVRPEDTRNFTLLLEEFRRQLDALSPGKYLLTAALPSAPSKIAKLEVANISKVLDIMNLMTYDFRGAWAATGPTNFHSNLYPDPNGPGSGEEKSYSVDGAVNAYLSAGAPAAKLVMGIPYYGRGWKGVTNAGNGLYQAATGAAQGTYEPGFDDFKVLKNAPGTVYYHPTTKQAWKFDGSTFWSYDDPTVIASKVAYIKQKGLGGSMAWSLDGDDAQATLSKAIYNGLK